The segment GTTGACAATGACAAAAGGGGCAGTGTGACAGGAGGTCAGAATGAGGCTCAGGATTCAGCAGAGTAAGCAAGGCGTATTTGATTTCAAATATGAATACAGTACATGAAAAGACTGGAAACCAAGTCAAAAGCATCACCAAGACAGGAAGGGAGCCTCCATCTGCTAATGTTTAACTTTTTCTCAAGCTGGACCGATAAACTTCAAAGCTGAAATTGGCAGTTTAGCCCTCCCCTATGGTAAGGATGAGGAATGCAATGGCTTGGTGATAAGTGACTCTGTTCTTGGTTTGGGTTGGGCCAGTGGTTGCTAGTATGCAGTAAACGGGTGCATACTCTATGGAGTCAACCACTGTTTGTGGAGTAGATGTTATGGAAAATACTGCACTGTGTATGCACAGACTACCAAGTACCTGCCTATCTCATTAAcatgtaattatgagttttgtCTTACTTACAGGACTTTGTTATTTCTCAGGACTTAATTCTTCCGAGCTTCTAAGTTTAACTGTTAGTCTCGTTGGctgttttcttccattttcacCAAGTTCATCTTCATTGTTCTCGTCATTGGTGTAGTAATCACTGTGGGTTGCTGTGTCGAATTCTGCGTTTGTTGACGGAGTTTCTTTCTCAGTATCTAAGATAAATATGGACTCATCTTCCATGTTTGCTATCACCTGTCAAAAAATGATGGGGAAAATTGAAGAATATATGCCATCAGAAAGTGACCACTTTACTTTCAATCCCTTTTAAACTTTGATATTTCAAACTCCGAATTTTTTCATCAGTgtccaatgatttttttttcttgtgctaGGCTAAACTGGTAAGAAAAGCTGACTCAAATTAATTGAAGCATTCAATTGCCTTTCAAATGCATTAGGGTTTTAGGCTAGGGGTCGAGGTGACGGGGGTGGGAAGCAACAATTCTGTTTTGTCTGTCTACATCCCTAAGTACTTAAACAGCTGTCGGTTGCAAATTACAGTTACATGTCTGTTTACGAGCTAAATGATAAGCAGATTATGCATAGTAAATGCCCGTCCTTAAATCTTTTAAGCGTTTTGATATTAAGTAGAATTCAATGTAGATTTGAAAACTATATTAGTTTATACctataaatttaaattaattattgtACAAAGTTTGTCTTTCGATACAAGGTGGAAAAAATttccttgagagaaaaaaaaaatttaattacagtataGCATCTCTGCTAATCTGTTAGTATCACTTCATATTAGAGATTGCAATGTCCTCGTTGCATTTAGCTTTCTTGCTTACGTTCTCTAGAAGTCACAAATGGCGGCTTTTGACAGAGAAAATGTAGAAGTAGTTTTGAAATTCCAGCTGGGCAAAACATCTACGTGATGGCACCATTTGGACAGCCTCCTTGGATCAGTCCTGTTCTTGAAAAACTATTCTCTTTCCCTGGTTGTTGGTTATTGATCATACGTGCAGTATGGTACTGTACAGTATTTCTACATTGTTGACAATTCCATTGATCTAGAAATGACATGGAAAGTGTGTTGAAATGACTTTGACAGAGGCTTACTAGGAAGTACTACTTGACTGAGTTTGGATTAGTGTGATTCATAATACTTTAAGAGGAAAGATATATTTTAGCCTACAATACTCGTAGAGGAATGACAAGAACCTATTCTCGAGGTGGGGAAGTTACTGAAACAGCTGCAAGTCTTATTGTTCAGTCTAACATTCTAGATGAGCAGGTAGAGAAATAGCGCCACCATGATTTTTTGTTATTAAAACTTGTATGACATGAAAGGCTTGGACTTGTTGCAGGATGTGCATATAAACAGAAAGTATAGGCTTAGAAGTTGCATATTTTTAATTAGTGAAAGCAACTTAACTGCGGTGAGAAGATATTTATTACAACTTTTTCCACCAAGGagtttttctgaaaatgaatgccCAAGTAGTCCTGCACCTCCCATGATGTGAAAACCATGTTTAGATCCTACACTAAAGAAGCATCATGCCTAGACTCTATAAAAAGATTGGAGGTGGTTTTTTGGAGAGGTAATGCCTGTGAGCTCTGAAGCAATTTAAAGCTACGAGCAAGCAGGGGAACCATACCAGGTCTTTTGATAAACCTTATCCCAAAAATGCTGGTGAATATAGTCTTACTAACGGTTGTTATTGAATTATATCCCAGAGAGTAAGTCTAAGGTTATTACAATACAGAATAATATTGGTTCTGGACATCAAGACACTGTTACGATTCATTATTAATGTGGTGCACCATCTCAGATCAGTGGGCTGTACAAAGTTTTCTCTTAAACTATTGTGCGTTTCAGAGTTTGCACAAGTTTGAAATATCTTTGAAAGCACAGAATATATTGCTATGATGTAAGCCAGTATAATGCACATGCATGAAAGGGTTGAAATGGCAATTAAGGACTGTTGGATCTATAGAGGACAGGTTATGAAAATTGgtctgtaaatgtatatgtagCTTGTGTGCTGATTCCTCTCGAATACCATTCGCTGAACGTtcagaataaaactaaaataaataaatgtaacttacTTCACTAGTCACCAGAATGTGAATGCCAGTGGAATGTTCCATTGTAATCTGCTGTATTGAGTCTGGGGTACAATTTAGAATTTCTGACAGTTTGAGTACAAAATCATCGTAGGAGAACTTTTGTAGAAACACAGCTCTGTAGCATTTTCTCTCGTCAGCCTTGATGTACAGACGAAGTACACACGATTGTGGTCTGATGGAAGAGCGAAAAGAGTTGAttaatgacaaagaaaaaattgatatcgGACTGAGACACGAAGTAGGTTTAAATACATAACATTCTTCGTAATGCAATGCAGTAGCCTTTATGTGCTCTTTATCTGTCAATACCTAAATAGTGCCTAATTTTCTTCAGAGTCACATCTTTAAAAAGTAATTCTGAGAACAGGGCTGTTGACCTCGGCTGTTGTTAATGACTTGAATAGTTGTTCACTGAAATAGTTTTCCTGTTCAATTTTCAAAATGTCAATGCAACACCGGGTACATCAgctatttatctatatgtaaCAAGAGGCCAAATTCCTACGGGAGTAAATTATGCCAGTCTGGGCGGTCATATagcatatgatgaaaatatggcAAGAGATATCGCTAGAATTAGGTCACCTGTACATAGTTGGAGATAAAAAGGTATAAAATGtcccaaagtttcttcggcacaatcgagttttttgtatggccactacagcatataatcaagaaCACCAAAAGTAGGCCTATCTGTCAGTgttctcagtataatgctgtatgaatcgTGGACCGCGAAGCTTTAACcatggcccagtggtggcctgtcctatatcattgccagaagcacgattatggccaactttaaccttcaataagatAACAActacactgaggctagagggttgcaatttggtatgtttgatgactggatggtggatgatcaacatagcaatttgcagccctctagcctccatagtttttaagatctgatctGAGGGCAGgcagaaaaagtgcagatggaGAGACAAAgccaacaaaattaaaaatggatatatatatatatatatatatatatatatatatctatctatctatctatatatatatatatatattatatatatatcatatatctaaatatctatctatctatatatatatatatatatatatatatatatatattgttacaaatattgatcatcgtcttcccagcagtatttaattcattttatttctaaatgagcagccatgttttctcctaaatcagctgattttgggagagaaacaAGCAGTAGGACAGgtgaaaaggaatttccggtcagGCTGAATCTTAGGGTAAGACGGGCAAGTCAGGGGATTAGCGAGGCATCGATATGGGTTTTAGGGACTCCCACCATAAgacctttttccttccaaatttgctggttgttgttttGACTTTCCAAGCAATGCCagaggctgtgtgtgaaatcccCGCGTTTCCAAGATACCCAGCCTCTGTCTCAGTCGAAGCTAGACCTAAAGCAAGGCGGAGgcgcctcttctcctcctctgacgggaccATCTTCATAGCACGACCCATGTTCAAGCCTCAAGGttttaaggtacgtctagaaagtgtaacattccaaaccagctctttttctccaagacaactcttgctaatttcattttcaaatttcccttgtatcacttttacatcaaaaaccctttgtcctcatcgggccatgtgcttccccttgtgacttgttaaagattaagtcttcattgcatacctcagttaaacactagactCCTTTTCCCCCAGTGAgttagataaaactgaataaccgtaacttgtgcaagaagtcttcctttttcattttgtgtctaatctgggaaatttttccagatttgctgagtcacgtgtcctgtCTCGCCCCGCAAGTGCTTTCCTTACAGTAACCGAGATCACAGAGATCTCTTTCAGAAACCAGCCTTGTTACACATCTGTTTATGGCCAGGTTTTCATTATTGTGAGATAGATTTGGTCCACgtgggacaagttgcatttactgttCCCAGGCCATCCAacggccttttgtaaataaatgtacgtaaagtaattagctgagtttcctggcgacctctttctccaaaaataataataccaaaaccccactttttaaggtaagtttaaATCCAGTTACTTTGCATTTCCATGTAAtattttccgtttacgtattCGGTTTATatgaggctccgatacgtaacaatatatatatatatatatatatatatatataactatatatatatatatatatatatatatagtctcagtaattgggtggctacttggaaatcttagcttgatgagaaataatagtgccaagactaggaagaacattctttaatattacgagctttagaggtttaaaacctcatcttcaggctgaaaaaatgacaaggatgagaaatcactaagaattacattaaaatgaattgactGATTAAAAGCTCAgtaaaaaacataacaaataaaacgagatcacatacaaactaaaaattaataataacggaaaaactaaaacaaaacgcaaaacatacaaaaacagaaataaaaataagaataatatgaaagttaaacaaactaccacactcaaaaataaaatggcaaacgacccactttgtgtacctactatgaaactatatgatagctatagtttcatagtaggtatacaaagtgggtcgttagccattttatttttgagtgtggtagtttgtttgcctttcatattattcttatttttatttctgtttttgtatgttttgcgttttgttttagttttttcgtaatttttaatttttagtttgtatgtgatgctcgtttattttatgtttttactgaagcttttaatcagacaattaattttaatgaaatttttagttatttttcattcttgtcattttttcagcctgaagatgaggttttaaacctcgaaagctcgtaatattaaagaatgttcttcctagtcttggcactattatatccatcaagttatatatatatattataaatatatgatatatatatatatatatatatatatatatgatatatatattatatatatatatatatacacgcgttgCTGGAAAGCATGCTGTCCCATGTAAGTTTGCAGATTATCCTCTCATGTGTAGACAACTCTGTCTTTATCATTGGTATTTGATTATTGATAGAAAATAGCTTGAATGCCCAACTTTCTCCCCTGCATAATTCACGTAAATAGTAAATATTGGACCTAGATTGTGTACTCCAACTTTTCATACCCACCTCCTCAATGCTTCAAATAGCGTGATTCCTGTTATGCCACAGATCTCCTTGAAGTCGGTTTTGGAGAGTCGGAACATGTCTAGTCCCGAGTAATGTGAGAAAGTCTCGACGAACTGCTGGAAGCCGTTGTGGAGGAGCCACTCGCGCGTCGTGGACGGAGGGGAAGTGAGCGATAGGCTCCACTGAAATAAACGATTTCCTTGAATTAGCCGTTGTTATGGTTTCCCGTTAAGTGACTACAATGGATTTTGTAtgggatttttttaaatttaaaagatgacgttattcaccattttttagtagctatatatatatatatatagatatatatatatatatatatatatatatatatatatatatatatgactggtaaaagtgttctgtaacaacagaattccatctaataaaaggagcccataaaaacaccaatatgtagagagaaaagtactatatttcagagactgctgtctctctcttcaggtatatgaatgagaaaagtttacagaaaaggtggtatttataccaagagattcgtccacaagtaagccaatttaggtcacccccgctgataatcttcctttaatcttcttaagcgttggttgaatgaacactgcgtcgacgatgtccgatgtccaattcccttttgagatgttcattacctgcttctcttttattaaggccgattccatcatttgactcttgtaccggcagttgctgctataaattacacgtaacatattccagtttattctatggttagtgtcatttatatggttgaaaatagctgagttctgttgtccatacctaactgaccgtttgtgtttgtattaatctctggggaagtgatttacctgtaaatccgatgtaagattggtcacagtcctggcatgggatctcatatacccagagtctttgggcgcatgtcttttgttggacgttaatcagggat is part of the Macrobrachium nipponense isolate FS-2020 chromosome 15, ASM1510439v2, whole genome shotgun sequence genome and harbors:
- the LOC135195064 gene encoding transcription factor CP2-like — its product is MMDKKKTVRNVADPHRSGSSSSSKGEYKRSEDEQWSLSLTSPPSTTREWLLHNGFQQFVETFSHYSGLDMFRLSKTDFKEICGITGITLFEALRRPQSCVLRLYIKADERKCYRAVFLQKFSYDDFVLKLSEILNCTPDSIQQITMEHSTGIHILVTSEVIANMEDESIFILDTEKETPSTNAEFDTATHSDYYTNDENNEDELGENGRKQPTRLTVKLRSSEELSPEK